CTCTCACTCGTTTCTTGCTCGGTTCATTTGCGGCGTCAGCGATGGGCGACCTGATTCCGGGGTTGCCGGAGGAGGTGGCGAGGGAGTGCCTCATCAGGGTGGGCTTCGACCAGCTGCCCGCCGTGCGCCGCATCTCGCGGCAGTGGAAGGAGGAGGTCGAGTCGCCGGACTACGGCCGCCTGCGCCGCGCCGAGGGGCTGGCGCGCCCGGTGCTCGCCATGGTCCAGGCGCAGCCCGAGCGCGTCGAGCCTGGCCCGGCGCAGAAGCACGCGTCGGCGTCGGCGGCCAACGGCGGACCCGCGAACAACTACAGGATGGTGCTGCTGGACCCGGTGGCGGGGCGGTGGGCTCCGCTCCCGGTGCTGCCCGGCCCGACCGGGAGCCTGCCCCTGTTCTGCCAGGTCGCCGCGGTGGACGGCCCGCAGGGGAGGAAGCGGCTGGTGGTCGTCGGCGGGTGGGACCCGGAGTCGTGGGCGCCGACGGACTCGGTGTACGTGTACGACTTCCTGACCGGCGCGTGGCGCCGCGGGGCGCCCATGCCGGGCCCGCGCCGGtccttcttcgccaccgcggccgtcGGCGGGGCCGTGTACGTCGCCGGCGGGCACGACGAGGAGAAGAACGCGCTCCGGTCGGCGCTCGCGTACGACCCGGACGCCGACGCGTGGGCCGCGCtcccggacatggcggaggagcgCGACGAGCCGCGCGGGCTCTGCGTCGGCGGCAGGTTCCTGGTCGTCGGCGGGTACCCGACGCAGGCGCAGGGCCGcttcgccggctccgccgaggccttcGACCCGGCGACGGCGGCCTGGGACACCGTCCAGGAGGGCCTGCTCGAGGACGGCGCGTGCCCGAGAACCTGCTGCGTGGCGCCCGGAGCCGAGTGCATGTACATGCTCCGCGAAGGGAACCTCGTGGCGCGCGACGGCGGCGCCTCGGCGGGGTGGCGCACGGTGGCGTCCGTGCCGGGGGACGCCCGCACGGCGTCGACCGTCTCCGCCATCCCCGGCGGCCGCGTCGTGGTGATCGGCTCAGGCTGCCACGGAGGCGACCAGACCGTGTACATGCTGCGCGACGAGGCCGGCAACGGCAAGGCCGCGTCCTGGGCGCGCGCCCCGGCGCCGCCGGAGTTCTCCGGGCACGTGCAGGCCGCCTGCTTCCTAGAGATCTGATCTGATCACCTAAGCGTGTGTACAGAACCATGAATAGTGTACATAGAGGTAGTATATGTGTGCATATAACGCATCAATGCGCGTCTGCGAGGGCTGCGCCTTTTCGCGCCATGACTCGAGCTTGCATTGCACCCGTGTAAGAAAATGATGGTTAAACGAGCCCAGAAAGATCGTTGCAATGAACAATGTTTTCGATTTTGTCTGCCGCGAGACGAGATGTCGATCGCCGGTGAGAGGATTCCGGAGCTGTTTTGCACCGACCAATGGGTGCCGTTTTTCTGTTTGTTCTGTTCAGCCGGGACGTTGAGATAGGCCTTCTAGAACACGTCGTTGCAAAAGGCGGGTCTGCTTTGCTTTGCTCTGTGCTGGACAAGACAAGAATTCTTTTGGAGAGTGAAGTGTTGGGAAGCTTCTGCAACGGCTTATCCTAAATTTGGAAGGACGACGATGCCCGTTTTCATCATATCTCGAACCATCTTTTGTCGTCTTCTCACTCCAGATGTGGCTTTTGGGTTCGTGCTCGCGCTTAACCGTGACTTTTGTTCCGTCTATGCTGGGTACTCTTTATGGCTTctttggatcacatcattagaaaataaAGGAATTCAAAAAACACATGAATTTGACAGAATTGCATGTGCAAAACAGAATGGTCACTTGGATGGAACACAGAAAAACTCCAGAAAAAACCACAGAAAAAGTGCCTCAATTCTACATGAATCGGTGTCGAAAAAAGGTTAGAGTGGATGTTGAAATTCCTATAGGATTGAGGTGCGGGAATGCAGCCCATTGGAATTTTGGAGATGTCGCTCCTTTGATCCAAAGGTCTTCCTTAGGAAAAAATCCTATGAATTGAAATCCTCCAATATTTCTATGAAAATCCTTCAATCCAGAGAGCCCCTTATTGTAAAAGGAAAGTGCTGAAATTCAAAAACCATGTAACAGGGTAGCTGCACTGCAACAGCGAATAGAGCGCTTGTGACTGAAATCCGATCCGCCGGTCTGTGAACAATGGTCCAATCCgcagacacggatgcgggaggtGGCCATTCAACGCTACCCACATACATTTCAAGCTAGCTAGACGAAATTTGTGCAAACACGACCGTTTTTGACATAAACCGGACGAAATTAATTACTTTCGAAcatttttcattacatttcaaacatttAGAAAAAAAACGACCTGACCCTAAATCTATCCTACGTGGCGGCCCTCATCCACTTTCTTTGAATTCTGCATCGGCGACCACGTCCTCCATCTGTCATCTCCATGAACGACGACGGgtttcaagacccgtgaagtggaGGTGTGGATTCCGCCGagaaagagtagaacatgggaAGGGACCAGCCCACATTGGACACAATGCCTTGCTGCCTCCCATGCCCCAGTCATCCTTGGAGGAGTCCGCGACCTGTCCATCGTCGGTGCCAGTGAACGTAACGTCGATGATGGACGTGCACAGTCCGGCACTATCCACCTGCCATATGCGCCCCCGAAAGTTAGACGGCGACACGTAGGAGGCGCAACAGGGGACGTTCTCATCCTCAACCGCCAGCGCTGCCAACGCTTTGTGCGGCCGTGTCTGCGGCTGGCTGTGCCGACACtgctgaaaggacatgcggtgcccccatgtgtggttttggtaattgatgacattctctatggactaatggttgcattgagttatatttgaaggatttgtccataggcatttcttgaagtacatgtgttagtttcaaggagtttatgagttgaccaaggtggtattaaggaattatccaaagattggtcatagagttggaaagagtcaaggttgatcaagactaagtacagagagtgattcaagttgatcatcacacaaagtgtagaagatacaccgagtgggatcaaatgatctcatggtatggtaagcattgtccattatgctttgtgtactaatccatggtctatgtgagagttctatgtggggttaggtacgtgttcatgggcttgcgtcaagaggaagatatcactgacatcaagtggtgatcgtcatcaagaattccgtgcgcaagttcaagtgaagcatcacaaagagatcaagtgcttgatgcttgccgtccattgtggtgtcaatggacttgtgaagatgtgccgaagagtggctcacccatagtggagtatgggggaacaatcatctagtcttcatcgacccaacacaatcaagaaaggtggccCAACTTGAGGgggtcaagatcatcatcatctagctcaagtggacttcatgcaaggcaaaagtttgcccttgataggttttatattttatcggtctcatggtgatagtttggagaccgggttataggatcgatagccgtactatcaaggggggctctcaagtgagtagcgtgATCGTATCGTTTGTCCAGAGCTCAaatcattgcatccttgcatcatctttctttattcttatttttattttattttgaggttttagagcttgtggttttcttcgtgacaagctctagtacatcgaaaacggatttcatatgcttcttctattgcgtttccggtgttggaggttttaccggtcttatttgaggaagggttctcaccattttcttatgggccttttctaatttgattcttattgttatttatatcaagattgtgttagcccttgtcgctagctttccaacaaacttggtttcgttgaattcggagtccgtttgcagaagttgtgtcattTTTGGTGTCCTTAAGAAGGCTGCAACGGTACTACCACCCATgggagaggtactaccgcttggagcggtactaccggggatacttccgtggctacttccgctccggaccaaaaactcgtcataagtccagcggtggtaggcacggatgtaatttttttgtaccgctcgcaagcagtagtaccactacccctagtggtagtaccgtgaggacgagcggtagtaccgctttgtgcgggttgtgagcataacggttggattttcccccacctataaaagggggtcttcttctccaatgaaccttatcctttgagctcgtgttcttcccccactGTTGATCTTCTTCGAGCTTACTAACTCTCAATCCCTTCAtgaattcttgctagtttttgagggaaaagagagaggaaatctagatccacatttccaccaatcactttctcctctatgtgaggggaaccccttggatctagatcttggagttcttggtgttctccttgttcttcctctcattttcctccctagcattagttgcttcggtgggatttgagagagaaggacttgggcactccgtgtgcccttgccattgcatttggtgcatcgatttgagttctccacggtgacacgtggaagttacaagttgagaagcttactactcttgggtgcttggtacccttgatcttgttcctcttgggtgcttgggcaccctagacggttggtggtgtttggagctcaatcattatggtgtaaagcttcgggcaagcaTCAAGGTCTCCAATTAGGCTgcggagattgccccgagcaatttgacgggtaccggtgaccgcccccaagggttgccaaagtgtatgggttcggtgaccgcccgtaagggttgccatttgtacgggttcggtgaccgccctcatgggtcccttagtggaatcacggaatcttgcattgtgcgagggcgtgaggagattacggtggccctagtggcttcttggggagcattgtgcctccacaccactccaaacgaagattagcagccgcaagggtgtgaacttcgggatacatcatcgtcttcgcgtgcctcggttatctcttatgcgagctctttacttatgcactttactttgtgatagccatattgttgcTTGTCATATCTCTTGCTAtctcatagttgcttatcttgcttagcataagttgttggtgcacataggtgagcctagttgttttaggttttgtgcttgacaaattaaccgctaggtttattccgcatttgtttaatcctaaactgtaattattttaaaacgcctattcacccccctctaggcgacatccaggatctttcaattggtatcagagcctcgtctttCTTTATTAGGCTTTatcgcctagagagtaaagatgtcgactaggggattaggattctctgacactcttagtttcaatggcacaaattttgatgtttgggtaattcgcatgcttaatctctttagggtcatggacccaaatttagagcgaattgtagatatgggtttttctcctccaaaggatccccaaatattatctttagaggatgagaaaaactcttatctcaatgctcaagcttctaatgtgcgttttgatgctttgagcaatgtagttatatttcaactcatgtcgttccgggatgctcatgagttgtggacaaagcttcaagataaatatggtgtgtccaagatttttggggatgattgttctccctccacctccggacgtgttgccttctcaacttcttctacttcacctacatgtgaaTTGTCACAAGGTAAtgctatggtgagtagtgttggttattgcaatgatgatagtgtgcttgttcTTGGTGATCCTTCATCATTATCTTATTGCAATGGTCTTTCTTTGGACTATGACACTTCAagcaccttacatgtttcacatgcttgtgttgatagccCTTGCATATCATATAAAAATTgcttgctcaaatctcatgatgatatacttgctatgtcttgttgccacgataaaaatgtatctatttcctcgagttgttgtgctaacgatgtagaggaaactcaacactccatggaacaagatgtggccttaaatggtgcttcaagggatcctacatcatcatctattgctttatgccttatggctaaggcttcaaaggtatctcctactttgaaacCCAGTGTGTCTCTTGATAATGatgttaatgctaatgatgataaggataatgatgaagagaatgataatgttgcctccttaaaaattaagggggaaatggtttttaaagctcttcataaaaataaaattgctcgttccaacttcatggaaatcatgtccattgccattgagggcaagaaatatattgatgagttggaatctcgtcttgaggagcatgaggtcaccattgataaaatggaaggtcacgagcgtgattacgctaatgagattgcggacctctctcaagctcttgaacttgaacaaaccaccaaggaatctcttgaggagacttttgctctagaattatctggagtgaaggaatctcatgatagagctcttgaggtggccaatgtttttgaaactaaaaatgctaagcttgaagttgctcatgctatactccttgaggattttgagcacctcaaaaatggctcaagggtcatcaagggtgagctcattaAACTCATCGAGTCTCATACACAACTTAAAGCTTCTTATTCAAAAGAGCTTgtaaagttgccttctcctcttgctattattgattatgcttgtgctactaactctattacttgtgaagcatccattttgaaggagaatgttgagcttcagcctcaacttgagttgctatctagcaattatgagaaattggaagaaagccatgaaaagctctcaagctctcatgatgatattctagtatcccataatgtgctaaagatagctcatgaggccatgattgctaaggtaacatctagtgagcctcatgtggatactagcactacttctaatcaaaatgctatgttgccatgtgctagtccttgtaattcatctactcacaatgttggtacatcttgtgatgaattgctttccttgccttgttgctctaatgatgaagcttatacttcctctagtacttgtgttgagactaaccatgtagaggaaatcaaagagctcaaggcccaagtcacttctttgaagaaagacttggaaaagagtcaggAAGGGAAATTCACattcaacaatatcttgagtgtgcaaaaattcTGCAATggcaaaggtggacttggattcaactccaacaacaacaagaagtccaaggtgaacaaaaataagggccaagaacaagtcaagaatccggccaagattgtttgcttcaagtgcaaagtagaagggcatcatgttagatcttgcccattgaagaagaagcccattagtgacaagcaacaagggaagcggccacaagttcattctcatgctcaacctcaagttgaagaaaagcCTCTTCTCAACAAAACTCAAGCTTAtacttctcaagttgagaaatcaagtgagaagaaagtgaagagtagacgttgctacctatgtcgcgagaaaggtcacctcgcctcttcatgctctagtggtaacttatccaacccaattattattgatgatatctattctcttgggaaggataatgttggcaatgtgtttgccaaagttgttggtactcaaagtggtgtcaagaaaagaaccatttgggtagccaagcctattgtgactaacctcttaggacccaacttggttggggaccaactagctcatacttgatcaataggtgttctTGGAGGTcactggagacttggctacattatgaagaattaagtaGACTTCATCATtattattgtctcaagccaagtcattcagattatcaagtttctatcttatatccaatgttcctccttgcggtaactcgtgcttaaagtgtttacattgatagatacttgcccctttgcatgtttggtttcgttccttgcatgtgtttgtatatgttgtgcttccaacttgattatcttgagcaatcaagtatgtgcgcgttggtttgcacatcatgtatgtgtgtgtcatgcattgagtcttttgcatcttgtttatttcttagttggctcttgtgagagattaatggaatatcccattacgggggagtgatgtgcttcgtgcacctcacaatcctataaatgtgtgtacatgagtaataccatctagtattgatatttcaagattatctagtcgctatgtggtatgtcttctcatgagaaattcaaattctaaatagtccattaattatctcttgttggatccttttatttgcctcttgttttatcCTTAactggtatcacattatgggggagtaatatgatATGTGTATATTACtggcctagaaaatgtgtacatttgagatattgtcacctagagatgatattgtaaattatcttgttcctaggtggcatgttagctctacaagttacaatttgctttttgtttggtgtgaatatgatgtcggatatccttgctatctaccaccgggaattatttccatttacttcttgtcttttgacaattggtactcacttgtgtggtagaatttattgatcatctttacattggcttttgcttttatttgccttttctcttgccaaggaatgtatcaactccctttgtcttccataccacttgtggatcttgtttatttcttgatcttgtctagtgttttctagatatagtgaaagtggtgatcccaccttgtgcattttgtattcaaatgcaatttttctataatgcactagtcttggcggagctatcctattttctataaaacactcatcttgcgatccttatcaagtgtgtgttggtggaaggcaagccgttttcgttttggtactttgtgccatcatgaaactttgtagagagcttggtttgtttggaaccatcctcttttttgggagtttgatatcttttattttgagtgtatcaatggatatctcattccttgatgtatcttttatggatatcctccaagtgatgttttatttattttgtatCTTTGCTtcacttggtttttctttgtcatttgGCATCGGTTCTTGaaggtcttgagcatgcatatttacttcatgtagtCTCTGTGGCATGCCTTCTTTCTTTGACCCAACATatagggaaactccaccaagtctcaaattggatgagatgtgcatgaaattcgtTTCCttctctatatgcacatatttatgtggagtttgtcctatgtatattggtgtttctaactctttggtcccaatgagtttgggtaccattttgtttgtgttgttgttctaggaacaattggagatgcattggatgctcggctcacttacaaggaaggtggtgtcaccatgtgcttattggagtcaagctaggatgctcaatgaactactatctactaccttcaattggtttattctacatccttccaatgatatctcggtaacaagtatctattcatgcattcttttcttgcattcaaccttgtgtaggttgcatcttggcatgatattcattccatcttgtgatacttgtttcctttctcaaagcatctcaacgatgatctcatgttgctagttatGATGTGTTTGATGGTTGTATgctaggaattcatttatatacaataagaccatatctagccatgtgctatgcttccaagcaaatatcttattagtatatgtatgacctccctttggatatcttgttcctcgtgttgtaactatttcgggtgtacatccttctttgtagatatatatcatcatgatttcgtctacctagaatcttataaacttgagagaagttgcatatctagttgatatcctttctttcacgtccaccttgtctttcttatttggtggctccgtgaaagcttttgccttgagtgcgtgtcttctatcgttgcatcttgatgcactcttgtgtggtgaagattattttcctcatgcttatctttacgaggcttttgccatcttaattggtatccctcgtcttgatgaggctttcatcttctatcttcaccacgggttgtcacaagcataggttatATATAttcttattagtaagcttgtgaaccaatttgctagttgtgtgtgggaatgataggccttgcaccgtgtgcctcattctttcaagactttattgatgcttaatgctcatccgtacattagtcttctcaattgcattgccttgactcacacacatcattttggttgagcccattcttaagttgtctcttttacttgttgctcaaccatgtgtttgttgcaagtactaggctttgtttcctatatgctcacttgcacttgttgtaagtttctattgattttgggggagctatatatgatcctattttgtgcactctgtatccaaatacaaatattcttatgtgtgcacaaatcatggggagcttctctagtttctttagaacactcctttgctcatatcataatatcctttattcatgtggctcgtaggatctttggtctagttggttctattgatatcctttgattgcttgcttcaattggtatcttttgattgcttgattgcttgtgtctctctttgttatgtccttatggcatatcattctttagcaatctttgtgcctcaatatagtttgtgttcctccaagtatttacctttggatatgtgtatggcattccactatcttgttgagaaatacacaatttatggagggacactttttatattggccttctaagcttttcgcccattttggcaatcgatgccaatgggggagaagtttcagagagttttatgGAGAAGGTTTTCAGAGTCTtcgtttcagagagttttgtggagaaggttTTTCAGAgtcttctccttgctttggttttgttcctaagcatttgcatctcattctcctgcatcattggttgttgcattacatagtgatgcataattccttatataaactctcttgaaattGATTGTCAAAAATTACCAAAAtaggggagattgaaaggacatgcggtgcccccacgtgtggttttggtaattgatgacattctctatggactaatggttgcattgagttatatttgtcCATGGGCATTTCttgaagtacatgtgttggtttcaaggagtttatgagttgaccaaggtggtaTTAAGGAaatatccaaagattggtcatagagttggaaagagtcaaggttgatcaagactaagtacagagagtgattcaagttgatcatcacacaaagcgtagaagatacaccgagtgggatcaagtgatctcatggtatggtaagcattgtccattatgctttgtgtactaacccatggtctatgtgagagttctatgtgggattaggtacgtgttcatgggcttgcgtcaagaggaagatatcgcTCAACCAatggagaggatggcatcaagtggtgatcgtcatcaagaattccgtgtgcaagttcaagtggagcatcacgaagagatcaagtgcttgatgcttgccatccattgtggtgtcaatggacttgtgaagatgtgtcgaagagtggctcacccatagtgaagtatgggggagcaatcatctagtcttcatcgacccaacacaatcaagaaaggtggtccaacttgagggagtcaagatcatcatcctctagctcaagtggacttcatgcaagtcaaaggtttgcccttgataggttttataatTTACCgatctcatggtgatagtttggagaccgggttataggatcgatagccgtactatcaaggggggctctcaagtgagtagcgtgATGGTATCGtttgtcgagagctcaaaccattgcatacttgcatcatctttctttATTATTATTCGTATTTTattttgaggttttagagcttgtggttatcttcgtgTCAAGCTCTAGTACATCAAAAACGGATTTCgtatgcttcttctattgcgttttcggtgttggaggttttactggtcttattcgagaaagggttctcaccattttcttacgGGCCTTttataatttgcttcttattgttatttctatcaatattgtgttagcccttgtcactagcttttcaacaaacttggtttcgttgaattcagagtccgtttgcagaagttgtgtcagttttggtgtccttaagaaggctgcagcggtactaccgcccatgggagcggtactaccgcttggagcggcactaccgcggctacttccgtggctacttccgctccggaccaaaaactcgtcataaGTCTAGCGGTGGTAGgcaaggatgtaattttttagtaccgctcgcaagcagtagtaccgctacccctagcggtagtaccatgaggacgagcggtagtaccgctctgtgcgggctgtgagcataacggttggattttcccccacctataaaagggggtcttcttccccaataaaccttatcctttgagctcgtgttcttcccccattgttgaccttcttcgagcttgctaactcccaatccctccatggattcttgctagtttttgagggaaaagagagaggagatctagatccacatttccaccaatcactttctcctctatgtgaggggaaccccttggatctagatcttggagttcttggtgttctccttcttgttcttcctctcattttccttcctagcattagttgctccggtgggatttgagagagaaggacttgggcactccgtgtgcccttgccattgcatttggtgcatcggtttgagttccccacggtgatacgtggaagttacaagttgagaagcttattactcttgggtgcttggtacccttgatcttgttcctcttggatgcttggacaccctagacggttggtggtgctcggagc
The sequence above is drawn from the Triticum aestivum cultivar Chinese Spring chromosome 7A, IWGSC CS RefSeq v2.1, whole genome shotgun sequence genome and encodes:
- the LOC123148115 gene encoding F-box/kelch-repeat protein At1g80440, with the protein product MGDLIPGLPEEVARECLIRVGFDQLPAVRRISRQWKEEVESPDYGRLRRAEGLARPVLAMVQAQPERVEPGPAQKHASASAANGGPANNYRMVLLDPVAGRWAPLPVLPGPTGSLPLFCQVAAVDGPQGRKRLVVVGGWDPESWAPTDSVYVYDFLTGAWRRGAPMPGPRRSFFATAAVGGAVYVAGGHDEEKNALRSALAYDPDADAWAALPDMAEERDEPRGLCVGGRFLVVGGYPTQAQGRFAGSAEAFDPATAAWDTVQEGLLEDGACPRTCCVAPGAECMYMLREGNLVARDGGASAGWRTVASVPGDARTASTVSAIPGGRVVVIGSGCHGGDQTVYMLRDEAGNGKAASWARAPAPPEFSGHVQAACFLEI